In the Caenorhabditis elegans chromosome X genome, one interval contains:
- the asm-2 gene encoding Sphingomyelin phosphodiesterase 2 (Confirmed by transcript evidence), which yields MQQPLIILGIGIVLALVSNVESGVLRKPVDEHEYEKWTNARGNEAAVPPPKYKMLRYAKKAINEPENRKMSCLFCTFAVDGVQALIAQNSTDNEIAAFLVNLCDLFDVEQPHVCKNIIYAFKDEVVFVLERSVFTPEEICGAFIANCGHSDKPLTHMWNITIPGGKPPIKPWPKIPDNKPTFKVLHLSDIHIDHQYVVGTEAYCQLDSALGTYAMCCRDYSQDSQGAPTNLKDKPIYVPAGPWGMPYLCDLPYQTFESAMKHISKTFKDLDYIIITGDFEAHDSWDYTEDLTRENMNNMTNVFLEYFPGVPVYVSIGNHEGVPQDAMAPHTMPEYDTRGPQWLYKIMSEMWSHWIPQEALDTVQYRASYAVYPKPGLKLISLNTIYCSEFNFYLYVNEVDPDATLEWLIEELQDSENKGELVHIISHIPPGDNYCLKGWSWNFFEIVKRYENTIAQMFYGHTHYDQFMVYYDMDDPNRRPFHFNWISPSLTTYDWLNPAYRIYEIDGGYEGATYTVKDAKTYFANVTEANMKNKEPEWVLSYDTREHYQMADFSPQSWSDLSDKLWTNTTLFRDYVRLYYRNHYNNECYTDYKCRYTFVCDIKKGRSYDESFCDHLTK from the exons ATGCAGCAGCCTCTCATTATTTTGGGTATAGGCATTGTTCTGGCTCTTGTCAGTAATGTTGAAAGCGGTGTGTTAAGGAAACCTGTTGATGAACACGAATACGAAAAGTGGACCAACGCTAGAGGAAATGAAGCTGCTGTGCCACCACCAAAGTATAAg aTGCTTAGATACGCTAAAAAGGCGATAAATGAaccggaaaatcggaaaatgtcCTGTTTGTTCTGCACATTTGCAGTTGATGGCGTTCAAGCTTTGATAGCTCAGAATTCAACGGACAATGAGATTGCAGCTTTTCTTGT CAACCTTTGCGATCTTTTCGATGTTGAACAACCACATGTTTGCAAGAACATTATCTATGCGTTCAAAGATGAAGTTGTGTTTGTTCTTGAGAGATCTGTTTTCACACCGGAAGAGATTTGTGGAGCCTTTATTGCTAACTGCGGTCACTCGGATAAACCTTTGACGCATATGTGGAACATCACAATTCCTGGCGGAAAGCCTCCAATCAAACCTTGGCCGAAAATTCCAGACAACAAACCGACATTTAAAGTGCTTCATTTGTCCGACATTCATATAGATCATCAGTACGTAGTTGGCACAGAAGCTTATTGTCAACTGGATAGTGCCCTGGGTACATATGCAATGTGTTGTCGCGACTATAGTCAAGATAGCCAAGGAGCCCCGACAAATTTGAAAGATA aacCAATCTATGTTCCCGCAGGTCCATGGGGAATGCCTTATTTGTGTGACTTACCTTATCAGACATTTGAATCAGCAATGAAGCATATTAGCAAAACATTCAAAGAC CTTGATTACATCATCATTACCGGAGACTTTGAGGCGCATGATTCATGGGATTACACGGAAGATCTGACCCGTGAAAATATGAACAATATGACTAACGTGTTTCTAGAGTATTTCCCTGGCGTCCCCGTATATGTCTCCATCGGAAATCACGAGGGAGTTCCACAAGATGC GATGGCTCCACATACAATGCCTGAATATGATACAAGAGGTCCTCAGTGGTTGTATAAGATTATGTCTGAAATGTGGTCTCATTGGATTCCACAGGAAGCTTTGGATACTGTTCAATA tcgcGCCAGTTACGCAGTGTACCCGAAACCTGGTCTCAAACTGATTTCACTCAACACTATTTACTGCTCGGAGTTCAATTT CTATTTGTATGTAAATGAAGTAGATCCCGATGCAACATTGGAGTGGTTAATTGAAGAATTGCAGGATTCGGAAAATAAGGGAGAGCTC GTTCACATCATTTCTCATATTCCACCGGGCGATAATTATTGTTTGAAAGGATGGTCATGGAACTTCTTCGAGATTGTGAAGCGTTATGAGAACACCATTGCACAAATGTTTTATGGACACACTCATTATGATCAATTCATGGTTTATTATGATATGGACGATCCAAACCGAAGACCATTCCACTTCAATTGGATCAGTCCCTCGTTGACCACGTACGACTGGTTGAATCCAGCTTATAGGATTTATGAAATAGATGGTGGTTACGAAGGGGCAACATAT acgGTCAAGGATGCGAAAACATACTTTGCAAATGTTACTGAAGCCAATATGAAAAACAAGGAACCAGAATGGGTGCTTTCTTACGACACCAGAGAACACTATCAAATGGCTGATTTCTCACCTCAATCGTGGTCCGATTTGAGTGACAAACTTTGGACTAACACTACACTGTTTAGGGATTACGTGAG GCTCTATTACCGAAATCACTACAACAACGAATGCTATACTGATTACAAATGCAGATATACGTTTGTCTGTGACATTAAAAAAGGAAGAAGCTATGATGAGAGTTTCTGTGATCATTTAACAAAATAG
- the hizr-1 gene encoding High zinc activated nuclear receptor protein (Partially confirmed by transcript evidence): protein MQKVMNDPEDLGNCKICLQRADGIHFAVSSCRACAAFFRRTVILKLNYTCKEKGNCTVEKSLRNLCRSCRYTRCINEGMKIELVQLQRDSIGRKKSGASISIDPLFTPNVASSLSAIFKNEKEDVLSTSCTILSQMTSGYAMFLNIRRSTNTLVQSSVITPTFKMPKIELHASRFDSAKQVCKAEAHLVTDIVNSYFSPFNSLKFEDKVALFKNFFCYFSHTDRAYQSFKQFESDNLNDKILMPDGGFIKRTELGRFYENAEGVHTSAEDAAKIFQPALNYILDVIVDYMRRIHIIETEYLALLGFCLWDDAVPGLSKEAKSLAVQTQSKLLAELQNFYSSQNKDAVEITQRVGVLLLLVPKLTKCVIMLRENSVLAELFNYYEADVCCKNFKEDASVDLDCTSQCIVHTKND from the exons aTGCAAAAAGTTATGAATGATCCTGAAGATCTAGGAAATTGTAAGATATGCTTACAACGAGCAGATGGAATTCATTTTGCGGTTTCATCGTGCAG AGCATGTGCCGCGTTTTTTCGACGAACtgtcattttgaagcttaaTTATACATGCAAGGAGAAAGGCAATTGTACAGTTGAGAAAT CGCTCCGCAATTTGTGCCGTAGCTGTAGATACACGCGATGCATCAACGAAGGAATGAAAATAGAAT TAGTACAGTTGCAGAGGGATTCTATTGGAAGGAAGAAAAGCGGGGCC agCATTTCTATTGACCCTTTGTTCACTCCGAACGTAGCATCATCTCTCAGtgctatttttaaaaatgaaaaagaagacgtGTTGTCAACTTCCTGCACCATTCTTTCGCAAATGACGAGCG GCTATgcaatgtttttgaatattcgaaGATCCACGAATACACTGGTGCAGAGTTCTGTTATAACGCCCACCTTCAAGATGCCCAAAATA gaattGCATGCATCGCGGTTTGATTCTGCGAAACAAGTTTGCAAAGCAGAAGCTCATTTGGTGACGGATATTGTGAACTCCTACTTTTCACCTTTCAATTCTCTCAAATTCGAAGATAAG GTTGCActgttcaaaaactttttttgttacttCTCGCATACCGACCGAGCATATCAATCttttaaacaatttgaaaGCGATAATC tcaatgaTAAGATACTTATGCCTGATGGTGGATTTATCAAACGAACGGAACTTGGAAGATTCTATGAGAATGCAGAGGGTGTACATACTTCAGCAGAAGATGCTGCAAA aatcttccAGCCAGCTCTTAATTATATTTTGGATGTCATTGTCGACTATATGCGACGTATTCACATTATTGAGACGGAATATCTTGCTCTTTTGGGTTTTTGTTTATGGGATGACG CAGTTCCTGGATTATCCAAAGAAGCAAAATCCCTGGCAGTGCAAACGCAGTCTAAATTGCTTGCAGAGTTGCAAAATTTCTATTCTTCACAA aacaaagaCGCGGTTGAGATCACCCAACGAGTTGGAGTATTGTTGTTATTGGTTCCAAAACTTACA aaatgcgTGATTATGCTCCGCGAAAATTCAGTTCTTGCTGAACTCTTCAATTACTACGAAGCAGATGTATGTTGTAAGAATTTCAAAGAAGATGCTTCAGTTGATCTGGATTGTACGTCTCAGTGCATTGTTCATACGAAAAATGATTAA
- the glam-5 gene encoding Nucleotide-diphospho-sugar transferase domain-containing protein (Confirmed by transcript evidence), with translation MKRPSYWKLFGFGFLLLVFRKIVIACLAMHIVWQNWNDVGFERLIDNPSLQHAVSLMSPNSSGLVLILNKHALNMTYNWLCNTKHLKGVHENSYIVTLDEESSSALKKTWPNVNQVNIVVPGLKDSFNYGDGYYQLFYLFRANLARAILHYNKPFWMIQQDTFWNDNLLHIDLMENEDVDILFDRASDKGPLIAGGYYHAKPTSSSKNYFNKLAKDISWWYAPDNAYMTSLCEVSGLAKCGRLSFDLITNWQWLQGTSGVPPKFIQFDGEAKLGGKLAKMKKIGFYFLNDDASNNQNESTCNATSISNTRYILESKIAQWDKVASSSHKQFKMYQDIADFFYSTRIGAAVMNHFILPYAHYCMLSM, from the exons ATGAAGAGACCATCTTACTGGAAGTTGTTTGGATTTGGATTTCTGCTActcgtttttcgaaaaatcgtaATAGCTTGCCTGGCGATGCATATAGTATGGCAGAATTGGAATGATGTAGGATTTGAAAGACTg attgataATCCATCCCTACAACATGCAGTTTCCCTAATGAGCCCGAATAGTTCTGGCCTGGTTCTAATCCTGAATAAACACGCACTCAACATGACATATAATTGGCTTTGCAATACTAAACACTTAAAAG gTGTTCATGAAAATTCTTATATTGTTACATTGGATGAAGAGTCTTCTTCTGCATTGAAGAAAACATGGCCAAATGTCAATCAAGTAAATATTGTGGTTCCTGGTTTGAag GACTCATTCAACTACGGTGACGGGTACTATCAGCTCTTCTATCTTTTCCGTGCAAACCTGGCTCGTGCTATTCTTCATTATAATAAACCGTTTTGGATGATTCAACAAGATACATTTTGGAATGACAATCTGTTACACATCGATCTTATGGAAAACGAAGACGTGGACATTCTTTTTGACAGGGCTTCTGACAAAGGTCCTCTGATTGCAG GAGGATATTATCATGCTAAGCCAACATCAAGCtctaaaaattactttaacaAATTAGCAAAGGACATTTCCTGGTGGTATGCTCCTGATAACGCCTACATGACTTCGCTTTGCGAAGTTTCCGGATTGGCAAAATGTGGCAGATTATCCTTTGA CCTGATAACTAACTGGCAATGGTTGCAAGGGACTTCTGGAGTTCCACCTAAATTTATACAGTTTGACGGAGAGGCTAAGTTGGGTGGAAAACTTGCAAAG atgaagaaaattggtttttattttctcaatgaTGATGCTAGTAACAATCAAAATGAATCTACATGCAACGCCACATCAATTTCA AACACAAGATACATCTTGGAGTCAAAAATTGCACAGTGGGACAAAGTCGCTTCTTCAAGTCACAAACAATTTAAGATGTACCAGGACATTGCCGACTTCTTTTACTCAACCCGGATAGGTGCTGCCGTCATGAATCATTTTATTCTACCCTACGCTCATTATTGTATGCTTTCTATGTAA
- the nlp-57 gene encoding Neuropeptide-Like Protein (Product from WormBase gene class nlp;~Confirmed by transcript evidence): MRFILGLLIAIVAFVASSPIHGIWNNLPAPPQKRVYGFYNYLPKEEDDRDKRNTILLLTPNEDYVE, translated from the exons ATGCGCTTCATACTCG GACTTCTTATCGCGATTGTTGCTTTTGTTGCAAGCTCCCCAATCCACGGAATCTGGAACAATCTACCAGCTCCTCCA caaaaacgTGTCTATGGATTCTACAACTACTTACCAAAAGAGGAAGATGACCGTGACAAGAGAAACACCATATTGCTCCTGACCCCAAACGAGGACTACGTCGAATAA